One region of Caldanaerovirga acetigignens genomic DNA includes:
- the scfA gene encoding six-cysteine ranthipeptide SCIFF: MKHIKVIHKGNLCDNEAIFLSGCGECQASCQSACKTSCTVANQVCQKEKE; the protein is encoded by the coding sequence ATGAAGCACATCAAGGTGATACATAAAGGAAATTTATGCGATAATGAAGCTATTTTTTTGAGCGGATGTGGGGAATGTCAAGCATCATGTCAATCTGCCTGCAAAACATCATGTACTGTGGCAAATCAGGTTTGCCAAAAAGAAAAAGAATAA
- the secD gene encoding protein translocase subunit SecD — protein sequence MNLRAKSLLKIAVILFSVFFLAYILAFGVKMGPYQVLPLKKAIKLGLDLQGGIYVLLEAKPKEGQTISEEKMNAAREVIWKRVDQLGVAEPVVVRQGENRIRVELPGVKDSQKALEIIGKTASLEFIGPDQKVVLTGDDVNDARALYDNLNNPVVSLKLNSQGAKKFAEATEKYLGNPIAIVLDGEVISAPIVKSVISNGEAVIEGLSSIDEAAQLAALIRGGALPIDLEQREVRSVGPTLGTDSLNKSLKAGIIGIILVMTFMLVYYRIAGLVADIALAFYVMLVLITFIALGATLTLPGIAGFILSVGMAVDANVLIFERFKEELKSGKTLKAALDSGFHRAFTTIIDSNLTTIIAGIVLFYFGTGPIRGFAVTLILGNVISLFTAIVVTRIMLGNLINTRLITNRKFFGA from the coding sequence ATGAACTTAAGGGCCAAGAGTTTGCTTAAGATAGCAGTCATTTTATTTAGTGTCTTTTTTTTGGCTTATATTTTGGCTTTTGGAGTCAAGATGGGCCCTTATCAAGTTTTGCCGTTAAAAAAGGCAATTAAGTTAGGTCTGGACCTTCAAGGTGGAATTTATGTTCTTCTTGAAGCAAAACCTAAAGAGGGGCAAACGATTTCGGAAGAAAAGATGAATGCGGCAAGAGAGGTGATATGGAAGAGGGTAGACCAGTTGGGTGTGGCAGAACCCGTTGTTGTAAGACAAGGTGAAAATAGAATCCGCGTAGAACTCCCTGGTGTAAAAGATTCGCAAAAAGCACTCGAAATAATTGGGAAAACTGCTTCGCTGGAATTCATCGGCCCTGACCAAAAGGTCGTACTGACGGGGGACGATGTAAATGATGCCAGGGCTTTATATGACAATTTAAACAATCCTGTAGTAAGTTTAAAACTCAATTCGCAAGGAGCCAAAAAATTCGCTGAGGCCACAGAGAAATATCTTGGCAATCCTATTGCAATTGTGCTTGACGGAGAGGTAATTTCTGCACCTATTGTAAAATCAGTTATTTCAAACGGTGAGGCTGTCATAGAAGGGCTTTCAAGCATAGACGAAGCTGCGCAGCTTGCCGCCCTTATTAGAGGAGGAGCTCTTCCGATAGATTTAGAGCAGCGAGAAGTGCGGTCGGTCGGTCCTACGCTCGGGACTGATTCGCTCAACAAAAGTCTTAAGGCAGGGATTATAGGCATTATTTTGGTGATGACATTTATGTTAGTATATTACAGGATTGCTGGATTAGTGGCTGATATAGCTTTAGCTTTTTACGTCATGCTTGTTTTAATAACTTTCATAGCACTTGGTGCTACTTTAACTCTTCCTGGAATTGCAGGCTTCATACTTTCGGTGGGCATGGCTGTGGATGCCAACGTGCTCATTTTCGAAAGGTTCAAAGAAGAACTAAAAAGCGGAAAAACATTAAAGGCAGCTTTGGATTCAGGATTTCACAGGGCATTTACAACGATTATTGACTCTAATTTGACGACTATTATAGCTGGGATAGTACTCTTTTATTTCGGAACAGGTCCAATTAGAGGGTTTGCGGTCACTCTGATTTTAGGTAACGTTATTAGTCTGTTCACCGCTATTGTAGTTACCAGGATAATGCTCGGTAACTTGATAAATACAAGGCTTATAACCAACAGGAAGTTTTTTGGTGCATAA
- the recJ gene encoding single-stranded-DNA-specific exonuclease RecJ, translating into MEVCSFVIDGNYLWEFCPPVIPSYSEKNLHPVILKLLKARGIEKREDVLRFLRVSIDDMYNPFLLKDMEKAVIRVKKAISNGEKITVYGDYDVDGVTGCALLVKALRELGGDVEFYIPSRLEEGYGLNKEALEKIAKSGTKLIITVDNGIASKEEVIYSKELGMDMVITDHHEPHDDVPKAIAVINPKQKDCSYPFKELAGVGVALKLVQALSNCNKDVTLKFLDLVALGTIADMVPLVDENRIIAKWGINVLKNTDKKGLLALLEECRLSVKDIDEEKISYILAPRLNAAGRLSDATLAVQLLLADDENEAKRLAKDLELLNRERQAIETRIYNEAKEYIQKNVRIDKDRVIVVSGSRWHPGVIGIVASKLVQNYCIPCILISEEGEEGRGSARSVPGFDIFEALSKLSDMLDKFGGHEQAVGFTIKVKEIENFRLKINELAKSTEREKWEMKLKIDMELTPEELTTELAEQLQLLKPFGFGNPKPVFVCKSMAIEQIKVIGEKENHLKIRLKKKEKEFRAIGFNFGDYKNQLEKAPLIDVAFWLELDEWEGSKSLQLNLKDIKIPFLRDDIMIKLEEEYFKRFLNVLREMDFNDIDENSYCISNDIEFFKVKNKRKYIKSLFESSKRILVKVNTPYQAWRLLVYLKKFDIARSELGVFFNLEGKNVLNKKNVILINPEADSHKVLSGDMDEIVFYDPPFSIELMRDHVLNSPLPKLHLIFNREDLRYNYLVCEKLLPCKQIFASTLSHIYNLTKNGKNVFYLNELVNFFKQQDVKKVDRISIITALSILKELGILKYIIEKDKVKVLHFSFNLKKLDFNFSPTYRNIVLLKKKVIEFYNNFYNI; encoded by the coding sequence ATGGAGGTGTGTAGTTTTGTGATCGATGGAAACTACCTGTGGGAATTTTGTCCGCCTGTAATTCCGTCCTATAGTGAGAAAAATCTCCACCCTGTAATTTTAAAGCTGTTAAAAGCTAGAGGTATAGAAAAAAGAGAAGATGTACTGCGCTTTTTAAGGGTTTCTATTGATGACATGTACAATCCTTTTTTGCTTAAGGATATGGAAAAAGCCGTAATTAGGGTCAAAAAAGCTATTTCAAACGGAGAAAAGATAACAGTTTACGGAGACTATGATGTTGATGGGGTTACTGGCTGTGCATTGTTAGTAAAAGCTTTGCGTGAACTGGGAGGAGATGTCGAATTTTACATTCCCTCAAGGTTAGAAGAAGGATACGGGTTAAATAAGGAGGCGCTCGAAAAGATTGCAAAAAGCGGTACTAAGTTGATAATTACAGTAGATAATGGCATAGCTTCAAAAGAAGAAGTAATTTACTCAAAAGAACTAGGAATGGATATGGTGATTACGGATCATCACGAGCCTCACGACGATGTACCTAAAGCTATTGCGGTAATAAATCCAAAACAAAAAGACTGCTCTTATCCTTTTAAAGAACTGGCTGGAGTAGGAGTTGCTCTAAAATTAGTTCAGGCTCTTTCAAATTGTAACAAAGACGTGACCTTAAAATTTTTGGACCTGGTCGCATTAGGTACGATAGCCGATATGGTTCCGTTGGTAGATGAAAATCGGATAATTGCAAAATGGGGAATAAATGTATTAAAAAATACGGATAAAAAAGGACTGCTTGCTCTATTGGAGGAATGTAGACTTTCGGTTAAAGACATAGATGAGGAAAAAATTAGTTATATTTTAGCGCCGAGGTTAAACGCTGCAGGGAGACTTTCGGATGCTACTTTGGCCGTACAACTTTTACTTGCAGATGATGAAAATGAAGCAAAAAGGCTAGCTAAGGATTTAGAATTACTCAATCGAGAAAGGCAGGCTATTGAAACAAGGATATATAATGAAGCAAAGGAGTACATACAAAAAAACGTGAGAATTGATAAAGACAGAGTTATAGTAGTGTCTGGTTCCAGATGGCATCCCGGTGTTATTGGGATCGTAGCTTCGAAACTTGTGCAAAACTATTGTATACCTTGTATCCTTATATCAGAAGAAGGAGAAGAAGGGAGGGGATCTGCGAGAAGCGTACCGGGTTTTGATATTTTCGAAGCTTTGAGTAAATTGTCTGATATGCTTGATAAATTTGGTGGTCACGAACAGGCTGTTGGTTTCACTATAAAAGTAAAAGAGATAGAAAATTTTCGTTTAAAAATAAATGAATTAGCTAAGTCTACTGAAAGAGAAAAATGGGAAATGAAACTGAAGATAGATATGGAATTGACACCAGAGGAATTGACGACCGAACTGGCTGAGCAGCTTCAGCTCCTTAAGCCTTTCGGGTTTGGCAACCCTAAGCCTGTTTTTGTCTGCAAGAGTATGGCGATAGAACAAATCAAAGTTATAGGAGAAAAGGAAAATCATTTAAAGATTCGATTGAAAAAAAAGGAAAAAGAATTCAGAGCTATTGGTTTTAATTTTGGAGATTACAAAAACCAACTAGAAAAGGCTCCTTTAATAGATGTAGCTTTTTGGCTTGAGCTCGATGAGTGGGAAGGGAGTAAGAGTTTGCAGCTTAATCTAAAAGATATAAAAATCCCCTTTCTTCGGGACGATATTATGATAAAATTGGAAGAAGAGTATTTTAAACGGTTTTTAAATGTTTTAAGAGAAATGGATTTTAATGATATTGACGAGAATTCATACTGTATCAGCAATGATATAGAGTTTTTTAAAGTAAAAAACAAAAGAAAATACATAAAGAGCCTTTTTGAATCATCTAAAAGAATCCTTGTTAAAGTAAACACTCCATATCAAGCATGGAGACTTCTAGTTTATCTTAAAAAATTTGATATTGCAAGATCAGAGCTGGGGGTTTTTTTTAATTTAGAAGGCAAAAATGTATTAAATAAAAAAAATGTGATCTTAATAAATCCAGAGGCTGATTCCCACAAAGTTCTGTCAGGGGATATGGATGAGATAGTTTTTTATGATCCGCCATTTAGCATTGAACTTATGAGAGATCATGTTTTAAACTCGCCTTTGCCTAAACTTCATTTAATTTTCAACAGGGAAGATTTGAGATATAACTATTTAGTATGTGAAAAATTATTACCTTGCAAGCAAATTTTCGCATCGACTTTAAGTCATATATATAATTTAACAAAAAACGGGAAAAATGTTTTTTATTTAAATGAATTAGTGAATTTTTTCAAACAGCAAGATGTAAAAAAAGTGGATCGAATAAGTATTATTACTGCGCTGAGTATTTTAAAAGAGTTGGGAATTTTAAAGTATATTATAGAGAAAGACAAAGTTAAAGTTCTGCATTTTAGTTTCAACTTAAAGAAATTGGATTTCAATTTTTCGCCTACTTATCGAAACATTGTGTTATTAAAGAAAAAGGTAATAGAATTTTATAACAATTTTTATAATATCTAG
- a CDS encoding adenine phosphoribosyltransferase: protein MDLKEKIRVIMDFPKKGISFKDITTLLKDGEAFKIAIKSLADLVREKDFDLVAGPEARGFIIGAPLAYELGKGFVPARKKGKLPGETIKAEYKLEYGTDVLEMHKDAIEAGQKVLVVDDLLATGGTIFSTIELVERLGGIVTAVAFLIELTDLKGREYLSKYEVISLIKY, encoded by the coding sequence ATGGATCTGAAAGAAAAAATTCGAGTAATAATGGATTTTCCTAAAAAGGGAATAAGCTTTAAAGATATAACTACGCTTTTGAAAGACGGAGAAGCTTTCAAAATAGCCATTAAAAGTTTAGCAGATTTGGTAAGAGAAAAAGATTTTGATCTTGTAGCTGGACCTGAGGCCAGAGGATTTATTATCGGGGCACCGCTTGCTTATGAACTTGGCAAAGGATTTGTTCCTGCAAGGAAAAAAGGAAAGCTTCCTGGGGAGACCATAAAAGCTGAATACAAACTTGAGTACGGAACCGATGTGCTTGAAATGCACAAAGATGCTATTGAAGCTGGCCAAAAGGTATTAGTGGTGGATGACCTTTTAGCTACAGGAGGAACTATTTTTTCCACTATCGAATTGGTCGAAAGACTCGGCGGGATAGTTACTGCTGTTGCTTTCTTGATTGAATTGACGGATTTAAAAGGAAGAGAATATTTATCTAAGTACGAGGTAATTTCTCTAATAAAGTATTAA
- a CDS encoding magnesium chelatase: MKRYSQLVQHEGNRCLFEIIDVAILSTYTGVPVHIHAEGLRGTGKTTILRASRNIFPKIERIKGCEYNCDPKEPYCPNHKNLSPEEIEKIGIELIDMPFLEISHSAKKGTVVGSIDVEKLLSKDNPQAALLLGTIPRAHRGVIFIDEINRLADTSPEIVDILLDVMGTKPGRIQIEEAGLPPVEIPIKVSVWAASNPDEDPGPLENIRRQLSDRFDFVVDVEKPKSIGTVLDILECRQQKENLELEREKVKKFIEAKKKLSEFQVPEELKTALASMYIKYGLESIRGLEAILHGIWILSALQDKKPEVKDLAYLVRVALKHRTDSKNLAEILKNLGNLNSKNAEVLQRPQIELSDKENMASSRQREENKNNKIDTFKKMFSIFSRALKGKTLRKIEPKNEQICAPSKKAIPLRQLDFNDCVKTEDEL; the protein is encoded by the coding sequence ATGAAAAGGTATTCGCAGTTGGTGCAACATGAGGGCAACAGATGTCTTTTTGAAATTATTGACGTTGCAATTCTTTCAACTTATACTGGTGTGCCAGTGCATATTCATGCGGAAGGATTGAGAGGTACAGGAAAAACTACTATTTTAAGAGCCTCCCGCAATATTTTCCCTAAAATCGAGCGAATAAAAGGTTGTGAATATAATTGCGATCCTAAAGAACCTTATTGCCCAAATCACAAAAACCTTTCTCCAGAAGAAATCGAAAAGATTGGTATAGAATTGATAGATATGCCTTTCCTTGAAATATCACATTCGGCTAAAAAAGGTACAGTAGTGGGAAGCATTGATGTAGAAAAACTCTTATCTAAGGATAATCCTCAGGCGGCATTGCTATTGGGTACTATTCCACGCGCTCACCGGGGCGTAATTTTTATAGACGAAATAAATCGTCTAGCCGACACATCTCCTGAAATTGTTGATATTCTTCTGGATGTTATGGGAACTAAGCCGGGTAGAATCCAAATAGAAGAAGCCGGTTTGCCGCCTGTAGAAATACCTATAAAGGTGAGCGTATGGGCTGCGTCAAATCCAGACGAAGACCCAGGACCTCTTGAAAATATCCGGCGTCAGCTTTCGGATAGATTTGACTTTGTAGTCGATGTGGAAAAGCCCAAAAGTATCGGAACTGTCCTAGACATACTAGAATGCCGTCAACAAAAGGAAAATTTGGAATTGGAAAGAGAAAAAGTAAAAAAGTTTATTGAAGCAAAAAAGAAGCTATCAGAATTTCAGGTTCCAGAAGAATTGAAAACGGCATTAGCATCAATGTACATTAAGTATGGACTAGAAAGCATAAGGGGATTGGAAGCTATACTGCATGGAATCTGGATCTTAAGTGCACTACAAGATAAGAAACCAGAAGTAAAAGATTTAGCTTATCTTGTGAGAGTAGCTTTAAAACATAGAACAGACAGTAAAAATTTGGCTGAAATATTAAAGAACCTGGGAAATTTAAACTCAAAGAATGCTGAAGTTCTTCAAAGACCGCAAATTGAACTGTCGGACAAAGAAAATATGGCAAGCTCCAGGCAAAGAGAAGAAAATAAAAACAATAAAATAGATACTTTTAAGAAAATGTTTTCAATTTTTTCAAGAGCCCTTAAGGGAAAGACTTTGCGTAAAATAGAGCCTAAGAATGAACAGATATGTGCCCCGAGCAAAAAAGCCATACCATTGAGGCAGTTGGATTTTAATGATTGTGTTAAAACGGAGGACGAGCTTTAA
- a CDS encoding VWA domain-containing protein: MIKLLEKIKNEFAKGRGVRIGEAAVASRKIHVISPERPQLVRIITNSDAGKVFYNRFNEGEIVHVDLFHEVRRVDVKKVAENLLKALTEVSKEALGDFIDIQTGSGGGRLTGTLNYGKTESLLKNHLNHVHLAVLLDDDNLDFLLFLIIKVEEALLEQGIEIRKVEKIRNDIGNTPCDLSPYATNSDSFLKQTNFSKGPFTENEYQRAIELSEYFGSINELQELLEYFKSEKRKDLFELKKKYGDLNEVLARLERNAIVCKKSGVYNLTKEGESLIEYIKQNNKEIELILKRMIRDLPKKGEKIITPAFGNAKNTLKNKGILSKKIYNKNEWLEEIEITETIKRALIRCYSERKKLSISTEDIVIIKRSFEKGQDICLLIDASASMAGERLRSAKYLAKHIVLTSYRRVSVLTFQEKEVKICVPFTKNFSQVDYGVSSIASSGLTPLALALERALSYMCSKNLKNPLIILVTDGIPTVPVWSTDPVKDAIIAAQNIRKKKIDFCCIGLQPNKDCLTKIVEAANGKLYIVEELDKDVLVNVLNNSRHLI; this comes from the coding sequence ATGATTAAATTATTAGAAAAAATAAAGAATGAATTTGCAAAAGGAAGAGGAGTTCGAATAGGTGAAGCAGCAGTAGCAAGCAGGAAAATACACGTAATTTCTCCGGAACGCCCTCAATTGGTTCGAATTATCACTAATTCTGATGCAGGAAAAGTTTTTTATAACAGGTTCAATGAAGGCGAAATTGTGCATGTGGATTTATTTCATGAAGTAAGAAGGGTAGACGTAAAAAAAGTTGCAGAAAACCTTTTAAAAGCACTCACAGAGGTTTCTAAGGAGGCTTTGGGGGATTTTATAGATATTCAAACGGGCAGCGGAGGAGGAAGATTGACTGGTACCCTAAATTATGGTAAAACTGAGAGCCTTTTAAAAAACCACTTGAATCATGTACACCTTGCTGTTTTGCTCGACGATGACAATTTAGATTTTTTACTCTTTTTAATAATTAAAGTGGAAGAAGCTCTGTTAGAGCAAGGCATAGAAATACGAAAAGTAGAAAAAATTAGAAATGACATTGGCAATACTCCATGCGACCTTTCACCTTATGCTACAAATTCAGACTCTTTTTTAAAACAAACCAACTTCAGCAAAGGCCCCTTTACAGAAAATGAATATCAAAGGGCTATTGAGTTAAGCGAATATTTTGGCAGCATAAACGAATTACAGGAACTTCTAGAATACTTTAAGTCTGAAAAAAGAAAGGACCTTTTTGAGTTAAAGAAAAAGTACGGAGATTTGAACGAAGTTTTAGCACGCCTAGAAAGGAATGCTATTGTTTGCAAAAAATCCGGTGTTTACAATTTAACAAAGGAAGGAGAAAGTCTCATTGAATATATAAAACAAAATAATAAAGAAATAGAGTTGATTTTGAAGAGAATGATAAGAGACCTTCCTAAAAAAGGGGAAAAAATAATAACACCAGCCTTCGGAAACGCAAAAAATACACTCAAAAACAAGGGAATTTTATCAAAAAAAATTTATAATAAAAATGAATGGCTCGAAGAGATCGAAATAACAGAGACTATAAAAAGAGCCTTAATTAGGTGTTATTCAGAAAGAAAAAAATTGTCAATTTCAACTGAAGACATCGTAATTATCAAAAGATCTTTTGAAAAGGGACAAGATATTTGCCTGCTTATAGATGCAAGTGCTAGCATGGCAGGTGAAAGATTAAGAAGTGCAAAATATTTGGCAAAGCATATTGTTTTAACTTCCTATAGAAGAGTCAGCGTCCTGACTTTTCAAGAAAAAGAGGTAAAGATTTGCGTTCCCTTTACCAAAAATTTCAGCCAGGTCGATTACGGTGTAAGCAGCATAGCATCTTCAGGCCTTACTCCTCTTGCCCTTGCCTTGGAGAGGGCACTATCCTATATGTGCTCTAAGAATTTAAAAAATCCGTTGATTATACTGGTGACAGATGGAATTCCTACTGTGCCGGTTTGGAGTACAGATCCGGTAAAGGATGCAATTATTGCTGCTCAAAATATTAGAAAGAAAAAAATAGATTTCTGCTGTATTGGCTTACAACCAAACAAGGATTGCCTCACTAAGATAGTTGAGGCTGCAAATGGTAAACTTTACATCGTAGAAGAGTTAGATAAAGATGTGCTAGTGAACGTCTTGAATAATAGTAGGCATTTGATTTAA
- a CDS encoding RelA/SpoT family protein → MATLHTLKDRIKSYNPSANLELVDRAYEFAKKAHDGQHRISGELYIFHPLEVAMILADLELDTITIAAGLLHDVVEDTEYTLEDITREFGGEIALLVDGVTKLGKLEFKTKEEQQAENLRKMFLAMAKDIRVILIKLADRLHNMRTLKYLPIDKQKEIAVETLEIFAPLAHRLGISKIKWELEDLAFRYLEPERYYELVEKVAKKRKEREEHINKMIAILEKKLDAAGIKAEIQGRPKHFYSIYKKMKEQNKSFEQIYDLTAVRIIVSSVRDCYAALGVVHTLWKPIPGRFKDYIAMPKPNMYQSLHTTVIDSSGEPLEIQIRTYEMHKTAEYGIAAHWRYKEGNKSDNFDKKLSWLREILDWQRDLRDAKEFMESLKIDLFSDEVYVFTPKGDVINLPAGSCPIDFAYRIHTDIGNRCIGAKVNGKIVPLDYKLKNGDIVEIITSAHSNGPSRDWLQFVKSTQAKNKIRQWFKKERREENINRGKEMLEKEAKRQGYDIYQLINQDFMDNLLKKLSFQNVDDLFASVGYGGISATQAVQRIIEEYKKNVRSDKGELESAKVEQKFRQKNKIFEGVKIDGVDNVLVKFSRCCNPVPGDKIVGYITRGRGVSIHRQDCPNVINNVYDKERLIEVKWDGFKEKSFPVEIEASGYDRPGMLSDVLDILGDMNTTIDSVNARASKNGIAVIDLILEITDKQHLDNIIQKLKKINGIFEVRRVMNQ, encoded by the coding sequence TTGGCAACTCTTCATACCCTGAAAGATCGCATAAAATCGTATAATCCTTCGGCCAACTTGGAGCTGGTCGATAGGGCGTACGAATTTGCAAAAAAAGCCCATGATGGCCAGCACCGAATTTCCGGGGAGCTATACATTTTCCACCCCTTAGAAGTTGCCATGATTTTGGCTGACCTTGAACTTGATACCATCACAATAGCTGCCGGCCTGTTGCACGATGTAGTAGAGGACACAGAATATACGCTGGAAGATATTACCAGAGAATTCGGAGGCGAAATAGCTTTATTGGTAGATGGCGTAACAAAATTGGGGAAACTTGAGTTTAAGACTAAGGAAGAACAGCAGGCGGAAAATCTCAGAAAAATGTTCTTGGCGATGGCTAAAGATATAAGAGTTATACTTATAAAGCTGGCAGACAGGCTCCACAATATGAGGACTCTTAAGTATCTGCCTATAGATAAGCAAAAGGAAATAGCCGTAGAAACGTTGGAAATTTTTGCTCCCCTTGCTCATCGACTTGGAATATCTAAAATTAAGTGGGAATTGGAGGATTTAGCTTTTAGGTATTTGGAACCAGAAAGATACTATGAATTAGTAGAAAAAGTGGCCAAAAAAAGAAAGGAAAGAGAAGAACATATAAACAAGATGATAGCCATTTTGGAAAAAAAATTAGATGCCGCTGGCATTAAGGCAGAGATTCAGGGACGTCCAAAGCATTTTTACAGCATCTATAAAAAAATGAAGGAACAAAATAAATCCTTCGAACAGATTTACGATTTAACTGCTGTAAGAATAATTGTTTCAAGTGTAAGAGATTGTTACGCAGCATTAGGGGTTGTCCATACCTTATGGAAACCTATACCGGGTAGATTCAAAGACTATATAGCTATGCCAAAACCTAATATGTATCAATCACTTCATACTACCGTTATAGACTCTTCAGGGGAACCTTTGGAAATTCAAATAAGAACTTACGAAATGCACAAAACGGCGGAATATGGTATCGCAGCTCATTGGAGATATAAAGAGGGAAATAAAAGCGACAATTTTGACAAAAAACTATCTTGGCTTAGAGAGATCCTCGACTGGCAGAGAGATTTGCGGGATGCTAAAGAATTCATGGAATCCCTAAAAATAGATTTGTTTTCCGATGAGGTTTACGTCTTTACTCCTAAAGGAGATGTGATAAACTTACCAGCAGGATCTTGTCCTATAGACTTCGCTTATAGGATTCATACGGACATCGGAAACAGATGTATTGGGGCAAAAGTTAACGGCAAGATCGTACCTTTAGATTATAAGCTGAAAAACGGAGATATAGTTGAAATAATTACATCGGCTCACAGCAATGGTCCTAGCCGGGATTGGCTGCAGTTTGTCAAATCTACTCAGGCAAAAAATAAAATAAGACAGTGGTTTAAAAAAGAAAGACGTGAGGAAAACATAAATCGAGGAAAGGAGATGCTGGAGAAAGAGGCCAAAAGACAGGGGTACGACATTTATCAGCTTATAAATCAGGATTTTATGGACAACCTGTTAAAAAAGCTAAGCTTTCAAAATGTCGACGATCTTTTTGCATCGGTTGGATACGGAGGAATTTCAGCGACTCAAGCTGTTCAAAGAATTATAGAAGAATATAAAAAGAACGTTAGATCCGACAAAGGAGAACTGGAAAGCGCAAAAGTAGAACAAAAATTTAGGCAAAAAAATAAAATATTTGAAGGTGTAAAAATAGACGGTGTAGATAATGTTCTGGTTAAGTTTTCCAGGTGTTGTAACCCTGTGCCGGGAGACAAAATAGTGGGATATATAACTAGAGGTCGAGGTGTTTCAATACACCGGCAGGATTGTCCGAATGTAATTAATAATGTCTACGATAAAGAAAGACTTATTGAAGTTAAATGGGATGGATTTAAAGAAAAGTCGTTCCCGGTAGAAATTGAGGCTTCAGGTTACGACAGACCAGGTATGCTGTCAGATGTGCTGGACATCCTAGGGGATATGAACACTACAATAGATTCGGTAAATGCCAGAGCGTCGAA
- a CDS encoding TIGR04086 family membrane protein yields MKNSSVTRRFSFSKVVVGILNAYIITLFLILALSIILYFSSLSEDIIPKAVTAVGALSIALSSFKATRDLDYGGWLHGGFIGLFYVAFIMIIKFFIKNGAGYDLNIIIDLIIGFLIGAFAGAIGVNM; encoded by the coding sequence ATGAAAAATTCTTCGGTTACCAGAAGGTTCAGTTTTTCAAAAGTAGTGGTAGGTATTTTGAATGCTTATATAATTACATTGTTTTTAATTCTTGCATTAAGCATAATATTATATTTTAGTTCGTTATCAGAAGATATTATACCAAAAGCCGTGACTGCAGTAGGTGCTTTGAGTATAGCACTCAGCAGTTTTAAAGCTACCAGAGATTTAGATTATGGAGGCTGGCTCCACGGTGGATTTATTGGACTTTTCTATGTAGCATTTATAATGATTATAAAATTTTTTATAAAAAACGGTGCAGGATACGACTTAAATATAATTATTGATCTAATCATTGGATTTTTAATAGGGGCATTTGCCGGTGCGATAGGGGTAAATATGTAA
- the secF gene encoding protein translocase subunit SecF — MKTLRKYAFMERKWLWIGISLIVIAAGLFSLATRGLNWGVDFTGGDILHFDIGEPYSLAEARQKIESIGLKNVEVKEAGDNREELIIRTPVLSLEQKNSLIQIIKERWSKAQLIRAEKVDAIIGKELQRQALIALMIANCGVLLYVAFRFEFKSGIAAIGALIHDVLIMVSFYSIFYIPIDITFVAAILTVVGYSINDTIVIFDRIRENQRIMGKAKFDDIANTSITQCLTRSINTSLTTLLAIISLYFLGGETIKDFTLALIVGIVSGVYSTIFIATPIWSILRGQQKVARA, encoded by the coding sequence GTGAAAACGTTGAGAAAATACGCCTTCATGGAAAGAAAATGGCTTTGGATCGGTATTTCCCTTATAGTCATTGCTGCTGGTCTATTTTCTTTGGCTACTCGAGGATTGAATTGGGGTGTGGATTTTACAGGGGGCGATATACTTCATTTCGATATAGGAGAACCTTATAGTCTTGCGGAAGCAAGGCAAAAAATTGAAAGTATAGGTCTTAAAAATGTTGAAGTTAAAGAAGCTGGAGATAACCGCGAAGAATTGATAATAAGGACTCCTGTTCTTTCTCTAGAACAAAAAAACAGCTTAATCCAAATTATAAAAGAACGATGGTCCAAAGCTCAGCTTATACGTGCGGAAAAGGTGGATGCTATAATAGGAAAGGAATTGCAGCGTCAGGCTCTAATAGCTTTAATGATTGCAAATTGCGGAGTGTTACTCTATGTTGCATTTCGTTTTGAATTTAAATCGGGAATTGCAGCCATTGGTGCCCTTATCCACGATGTGCTAATCATGGTTAGTTTTTATTCTATATTTTACATTCCCATTGATATTACGTTTGTTGCTGCCATTCTTACAGTGGTTGGATATTCTATAAATGATACGATAGTAATATTCGACCGCATTCGCGAGAACCAAAGAATTATGGGAAAAGCCAAGTTTGATGATATAGCCAATACGAGTATCACTCAATGTCTTACGAGGTCTATAAATACATCTTTGACAACGCTTCTTGCTATTATTTCGCTTTACTTCTTGGGCGGTGAAACAATCAAAGATTTTACCCTCGCGCTTATAGTAGGAATAGTGAGTGGTGTTTACTCTACAATATTTATTGCAACGCCAATATGGAGCATATTGAGGGGACAACAGAAAGTTGCTCGTGCATAA